The stretch of DNA GAGAAAACCGCCGAATATCATATTGAATGTTGCAAACAGGCGTGTGAAATTCGTTGCGAGCCCTTCATGTATTGTCGGCAGGAGGAGTCCCAATCCTACGGCCAACCCGATCGCAATCAGAATCCTTCCGATCAGACCAATTTTCCACTTCACCATATGTCCTCCTCAAATGAACAGTTGTATTATTTTATAAGCAAAATTACCTTAACATAACTTAATGGGCTTGGGAATAGAATGAAAAATATTTGTACTTTTCAATTTATGTTATCAAAAAGCTACGCGGGACCTGTCTAGTGAAGGGGGGTAGCCGATACAAAAAGACTGCCTCGACACCGGGTTACCGGATCGAGACAGCCAAGAAATTTATTATTCAACCGGAACGACTGAACTGTTCCACTCTTCAAGGATGAAATCTTGAATCTCTTTCGATTTCAATACATCTACCAACGTTTTGATTGCTTCGTTATTTTCATCACCTGCACGGACAGTGATGATGTTGACATAAGGGGAATCCGTTTCTTCAAGTGCGATGGCATCTTCCAATGGATTCAAGCCTGCGTCAATGGCATAGTTCGAATTGATGAGCAATGCATCGCCTTCGTCATTTTTATACAGTTGCGGCATAAGAGCCGGTTCATAATTCGGATCGAATTGAAGATTTTTTGGGTTCTCCACGATATCATCCAATTCCGCTTTCACTTTCTCCACGTCGTCCTTCAATTTGATAAGACCTTTCTCTTCCAGCATAGCAAGCACACGACCGTGGTCAGCGACGGAGTTACTGATCAAGATAGTTGCGCCGTCCGGCAATTCTTCAAGGCTTTTATATTTTTTTGAATAAACGCCGATCGGTTCGATATGGATGGCGCCTGCATTGACGAAGTCATAACCAAAGTCTGCAATTTGACCTTCCAAGTATGGGATATGTTGAAAATAGTTCGCATCCAAAGTTTTTGCCTCTAAATCTTTGTTCGGCAATACGTAATCTTGGTAAGTTTCAATTTCCAACTCAATGCCTTTTTCCTCTAATAGCGGTTTAGCCTCTTCCAGAATAATTGCATGTGGTGTATTGGAAGCACCTACGACAAGTTTAGTCGCTTCTTCTGTGCTATCCCCGGCCTTTTCTTCAACGTTTGTCGTCTCTCCAGGATCCGTTGTATCTTGGCCACTCGTTCCCTCATCTTTCGTTCCGCAAGCGGCAAGGGCTAGGACGAGCATCGCAAATAAGATTCCTGCTACTAACTTCTTCATCTACTTCATTCTCCTTTGTTTAGAATTTATGGTGAACAGGGGACCTGTTACAAACCGCCGACACTTAATCCGACTGTCTACAAGCTGTAACAAGGTTGCCTGTTGTTCCCAGACGTATTACCGTTTGTCCAGTTGCTTGACAATCATGTCTCCGATGATTTGGATAATGAAGACGATGATCAGTATTAAAATGGTCGCTATTAGCGTAACATCATTCCGGCCGCGTTGGAAACCATCCAGATAGGCGAGGTTTCCAAGCCCTCCCGCCCCGATGATTCCCGCCATGGCGGTATATCCGACAAGTGCGATGGCGGTCACCGTAATACCTGAGACCAATGCCGGCATGGATTCCGGCAGCAGCACTTTAAAGATGATCGTCCTTGTTTTTGCGCCCATCGACTTGGCAGCTTCAATGACGCCTTTATCGATTTCCTGCAAGGCGATCAACACCATCCTGCCATAAAACGGAGCGGCCCCGATGATCAATGCCGGCAATGCGGCATTCGGCCCACGCATCGTGCCGACGAGTAAAGTGGTGAACGGGATGAGCAATATGATCAAGATGATGAAGGGAATCGAGCGGAATATATTGACGAATGCACCCGTCACGACGTTGACAAACCTATTTTTCCATAGCTGCCCGGGACTCGATAAAAACAGCAGCACGCCGAGCGCAATCCCGAAAACAAATGTAAAAAACGTTGAAATCGCAGACATATACAAAGTTTCCATAGTCGCTTCCCACATTTTGTCCCATTTCACATTCGGAAACCATTCTTCAATCATTGCCGATCACCTCCGTCTGAACACCTTGCTCATGAAGATAGTGAATCGCCTCGGCAATCGGCTTCTTATCCCCAACAAACTGGAGGATCAGTGTCCCATAAGCTCCGCCCCGCGTCGTGGAAATATTCCCTTGCACAATATTGACTTCAATCGGGTACTTCCGGATAAGGCTGGCGAGGACCGGCTGTTCCGTCCGTTCTCCGACAAAGACCAGCTTAATCAGTTCACCGGCTGGAATCTCTTCCTTCATATGACGTAAAGCTTGTTTTGCATCTGCCGGCTCCGTCAGTTGGGAAACGAAACGCTTGGTGATTTCAGCTTGCGGCGACTGGAATATGTCCAAGACATTCCCCATTTCAACAACTTTCCCTGACTCCATGACAGCGACCCGATGGCAAATTTTCCGAATGACGTGCATTTCATGCGTAATGAGGACAATCGTCAGCCC from Bacillus sp. OxB-1 encodes:
- a CDS encoding methionine ABC transporter permease, translated to MIEEWFPNVKWDKMWEATMETLYMSAISTFFTFVFGIALGVLLFLSSPGQLWKNRFVNVVTGAFVNIFRSIPFIILIILLIPFTTLLVGTMRGPNAALPALIIGAAPFYGRMVLIALQEIDKGVIEAAKSMGAKTRTIIFKVLLPESMPALVSGITVTAIALVGYTAMAGIIGAGGLGNLAYLDGFQRGRNDVTLIATILILIIVFIIQIIGDMIVKQLDKR
- a CDS encoding MetQ/NlpA family ABC transporter substrate-binding protein, with the protein product MKKLVAGILFAMLVLALAACGTKDEGTSGQDTTDPGETTNVEEKAGDSTEEATKLVVGASNTPHAIILEEAKPLLEEKGIELEIETYQDYVLPNKDLEAKTLDANYFQHIPYLEGQIADFGYDFVNAGAIHIEPIGVYSKKYKSLEELPDGATILISNSVADHGRVLAMLEEKGLIKLKDDVEKVKAELDDIVENPKNLQFDPNYEPALMPQLYKNDEGDALLINSNYAIDAGLNPLEDAIALEETDSPYVNIITVRAGDENNEAIKTLVDVLKSKEIQDFILEEWNSSVVPVE